Proteins encoded together in one Marispirochaeta sp. window:
- a CDS encoding 4Fe-4S binding protein, whose protein sequence is MQTLTDKTVRPAQFYLKTDRTFTGIRKFSWVLVPIVSFGSLYYPLLGLFVFAIMIAIMGIGFFQGRYWCGNLCPHGSLFDKVSMSASKFIKIPRIFKSPVTRWVFFAIYMFMFFVRLARVMPLWGNPEFMGKFGMLMGKQYLVMPTVLGFALSMLNPRSWCSFCPMGSLGHVFYKIGKVTKLNHSFDKKVTIASTDKCHKCATCARCVRFSFRLSRISMIITSSAASSASAAEPA, encoded by the coding sequence ATGCAGACACTCACGGACAAAACAGTACGACCAGCACAATTTTATCTTAAGACAGACAGAACATTCACGGGCATCAGGAAATTCTCCTGGGTCCTGGTACCGATAGTGTCCTTTGGTTCCCTCTATTACCCCCTTCTGGGGCTGTTTGTATTCGCTATCATGATAGCAATCATGGGAATAGGCTTTTTTCAGGGACGCTATTGGTGCGGGAACCTCTGTCCCCATGGAAGCCTTTTTGATAAAGTTTCCATGTCGGCATCGAAGTTCATTAAAATACCGAGGATCTTTAAATCCCCCGTAACCCGCTGGGTCTTCTTTGCAATCTACATGTTCATGTTTTTCGTGCGTCTTGCCAGGGTCATGCCCCTCTGGGGGAATCCGGAGTTTATGGGCAAGTTCGGGATGCTCATGGGCAAGCAGTATCTGGTAATGCCCACTGTCCTGGGCTTTGCCCTCTCCATGCTGAATCCCCGCTCATGGTGCTCCTTCTGTCCCATGGGGAGCTTGGGACATGTTTTCTACAAGATCGGAAAAGTCACAAAGCTTAACCACAGCTTCGATAAAAAGGTCACCATTGCCTCCACGGACAAATGCCACAAGTGTGCGACCTGTGCCCGGTGTGTCCGGTTCAGCTTTCGCCTTTCCAGAATTTCGATGATAATAACCAGTTCCGCAGCGAGCTCTGCATCCGCTGCGGAACCTGCGTAG
- a CDS encoding ferredoxin--NADP reductase, which translates to MKEADYLKQTTVLEGYEKRTPVSAVIEKIEQISPSVREFTFRMETNGETGGKIEYTPGQFVLIKVSDEPEMYRAYSISSKFPDDPDRLSVTVQKKEGGYASDIVFRDFTEGMRVQLEGPMGRDLVVDKEAEKVLFIGGGIGITPFVPIVKDISDNPGKITNAVLLYGVNKEGDFLYDSFFEDAEKRSDVFEYVRTVAWPGEEWKGNTGFVTETLKNMDLTGCKIYMCGPPPMVKAVLKTLEEMQIEGRGVEEQNVYYESA; encoded by the coding sequence GTGAAAGAGGCGGATTATCTGAAGCAGACGACCGTTCTGGAGGGCTACGAAAAGCGGACTCCCGTAAGTGCGGTAATTGAAAAGATCGAGCAGATTTCCCCCAGCGTCCGGGAGTTCACCTTCCGTATGGAGACAAACGGAGAGACCGGCGGAAAAATCGAATATACTCCTGGGCAGTTTGTACTGATCAAGGTCTCCGATGAACCCGAGATGTACCGGGCCTATTCCATAAGTTCCAAATTCCCTGATGATCCCGACAGGCTCTCGGTGACCGTCCAGAAGAAAGAGGGGGGATATGCGTCGGACATCGTCTTCCGGGATTTTACCGAAGGAATGCGCGTTCAGCTCGAAGGTCCCATGGGCCGGGACCTGGTGGTGGACAAGGAAGCGGAGAAGGTCCTCTTTATCGGCGGAGGAATCGGCATAACCCCCTTTGTTCCCATTGTGAAGGATATTTCCGACAATCCGGGAAAAATTACAAACGCCGTGCTCCTGTACGGAGTCAACAAAGAAGGGGACTTCCTGTACGACAGCTTCTTTGAAGATGCAGAGAAAAGGAGCGATGTTTTCGAATACGTCAGAACCGTGGCCTGGCCCGGCGAGGAGTGGAAGGGAAACACCGGCTTTGTAACCGAGACCCTGAAAAACATGGACCTGACAGGCTGCAAGATATACATGTGCGGACCGCCTCCCATGGTAAAGGCCGTGCTCAAGACCCTGGAAGAGATGCAAATCGAAGGCCGGGGTGTGGAAGAACAGAACGTATATTACGAGAGTGCTTAA
- the dctP gene encoding TRAP transporter substrate-binding protein DctP: MENPIHLEAWRLLGVNPTPMPVSEVFTALQQHAIDGQENPVVAIYGWKFYEVNNYISLTGHVYSPLTFPYSKKLFDSYSPEDQKMIREVALKTGVRDREIARADESSYLEEISEAEATTVELSVAQKQAFQEATQPVWDSVAKKVGEELIKELKADLAKVSR, from the coding sequence ATGGAAAACCCGATACACCTGGAAGCCTGGAGGCTCCTCGGTGTAAATCCTACCCCGATGCCGGTTTCTGAAGTCTTTACCGCTCTACAACAGCACGCAATTGACGGACAGGAAAATCCCGTTGTTGCAATCTACGGATGGAAGTTTTATGAGGTCAACAACTACATATCTCTTACCGGCCATGTATATTCACCTCTTACATTTCCGTACAGTAAGAAACTTTTTGATTCCTACTCACCAGAAGATCAGAAAATGATACGGGAAGTCGCCCTTAAGACCGGAGTGCGCGATCGTGAAATTGCCAGAGCAGATGAAAGTTCTTATCTTGAAGAAATCAGCGAAGCAGAGGCGACAACTGTCGAGTTATCCGTTGCACAGAAACAGGCCTTTCAGGAAGCGACTCAGCCGGTATGGGACAGTGTAGCAAAAAAGGTAGGCGAGGAACTGATCAAAGAGCTGAAGGCTGATCTCGCTAAAGTATCCCGCTGA
- a CDS encoding TIM-barrel domain-containing protein, whose protein sequence is MPSKLYEQFSALGAIKSFSHENNILLFKVVGTSYSDAEISVSFYAGGILRYRVEEEGRTRFRFDLFHENNITAVTPKILKDENFIYAETEDIKVIFQKSSWKMEMYNKNGSILLGEFSEDKNARGDFNSLPSGFAYNNGAIPVSARINFELPVNKSFFGLGERFSELNRRNEKTRIWNDNAYGSGNKKSHKNIPFILSNAGYGIFLNETSPSIWDVGSTSNFSFSIETDAPGIDLFILIGSNMKEILKKYSLLTTYAPLPPRWSFGLWVSPFGNYLEEGGTWQQNEFLDFARTLREKKMPFDVMHLDPFWMGKTKKICDFVWDDTDFPDPAEFIQALRKMDIGLCLWEHPYIEKGAALYNEGKEKGYLLKRSDGSVYDYNIVIISAERRLKETTEYKEDFYALGGVVDFSNPDAVEWYKAQHRPLIEMGTATFKTDFGEVIPYDAHFHNGQTGREMHNIYSYLYNRTVWDVQSEYDDRPVLWGRSGYAGSQAFPVQWSGDPLSNFRSLGTTIKSGISYGLSGVPFWTFDLGGFKGSPEPEAYVRWSQIGLLVSHSRFHGTAKRMPWDFGPEAEKAVMKFIYLRYSLLPYLYASSWESVNSGLPVLRALSLEFEDDPGSYQVETEFLIGDSILVVPVLNAEGKTEVYLPPSDWYDFFSGKEINGSRFWDEECSLDELPIFVRKGSVISSTVPEQHVLDFWPELTIDFYGHGNKNVVIPEEGGRKNTSIESVWNASSMRLSIISEKRNFVLRFHSVENRPVEVVCSQEARLSMEYNSEKRIVVFTIVDSESFDLQFKEV, encoded by the coding sequence GTGCCGTCTAAACTGTATGAACAATTTTCTGCTCTTGGCGCTATCAAATCTTTCAGCCACGAAAACAATATTCTTCTATTCAAAGTAGTAGGTACCAGTTATTCCGACGCTGAAATCAGCGTGTCGTTTTATGCCGGCGGGATCTTACGATATAGAGTTGAGGAAGAAGGGAGAACCAGATTTCGTTTTGATCTGTTTCATGAGAATAATATCACTGCTGTTACTCCGAAAATCTTGAAGGATGAAAACTTTATTTACGCTGAAACAGAAGATATAAAAGTAATATTTCAGAAATCATCCTGGAAGATGGAAATGTATAACAAGAATGGTAGCATTCTGTTGGGAGAATTTTCTGAAGATAAGAATGCGAGAGGGGACTTTAATAGTCTGCCGTCAGGTTTTGCCTACAATAATGGTGCTATTCCCGTCTCTGCCCGTATAAACTTTGAGCTTCCGGTTAACAAAAGTTTTTTTGGTTTAGGCGAACGTTTTTCAGAATTAAACAGGCGAAACGAAAAAACCAGGATATGGAACGATAATGCCTACGGCTCCGGTAATAAAAAGTCACATAAAAATATTCCATTTATACTTTCGAACGCCGGGTATGGAATATTTCTGAATGAGACATCTCCCAGTATTTGGGATGTGGGCAGTACTTCAAATTTTTCTTTTTCGATTGAGACGGACGCACCTGGAATCGATTTATTTATTCTTATCGGTTCCAACATGAAAGAGATTTTAAAAAAGTATTCTTTGCTCACGACTTACGCACCTTTACCTCCGAGATGGTCTTTTGGCCTCTGGGTATCACCTTTCGGGAATTATCTTGAAGAAGGCGGGACATGGCAACAAAATGAGTTTCTTGATTTTGCCCGGACTTTGCGGGAAAAGAAGATGCCCTTCGATGTAATGCATCTTGATCCGTTCTGGATGGGTAAAACAAAGAAAATATGTGATTTTGTCTGGGATGATACGGATTTCCCGGACCCGGCGGAGTTCATTCAGGCCCTTAGAAAAATGGATATAGGATTGTGTTTGTGGGAGCATCCGTATATAGAAAAAGGAGCCGCATTATACAATGAAGGAAAAGAGAAAGGATATCTGCTCAAAAGATCAGACGGTTCTGTTTATGATTATAATATTGTAATCATATCGGCAGAACGGCGTCTGAAAGAAACGACGGAATATAAAGAAGATTTTTATGCACTAGGCGGAGTTGTAGACTTTTCCAATCCTGATGCTGTTGAGTGGTATAAAGCACAACACCGACCGTTGATTGAAATGGGGACTGCAACATTTAAAACTGATTTTGGCGAGGTCATACCTTATGATGCACACTTTCATAACGGACAGACTGGCCGGGAAATGCATAATATATATTCCTATCTGTATAACCGGACGGTCTGGGATGTGCAGTCGGAATATGATGATCGTCCTGTTCTCTGGGGACGGTCAGGTTACGCCGGAAGTCAGGCGTTTCCTGTTCAATGGTCGGGCGACCCTCTATCTAATTTCCGGAGTCTGGGAACGACTATAAAGAGCGGAATAAGTTATGGGTTATCCGGTGTCCCGTTTTGGACATTTGATCTTGGCGGGTTCAAAGGTTCTCCGGAGCCGGAAGCCTATGTGCGCTGGTCTCAGATCGGGCTTCTTGTTTCTCACTCTCGATTTCACGGAACTGCAAAAAGGATGCCGTGGGATTTTGGGCCTGAAGCTGAAAAAGCCGTAATGAAGTTTATCTATTTAAGGTATTCATTATTGCCCTATCTGTATGCTTCTTCATGGGAATCCGTAAACTCAGGCTTGCCTGTTCTGCGTGCCTTATCGCTGGAATTTGAAGATGATCCTGGTTCTTATCAGGTCGAAACAGAGTTCTTGATCGGCGATTCAATTCTCGTTGTTCCAGTTCTGAATGCAGAAGGGAAGACAGAAGTCTATTTACCCCCATCTGACTGGTATGATTTCTTTTCCGGAAAAGAAATCAATGGTTCAAGATTCTGGGATGAAGAATGCAGCTTAGACGAACTTCCTATTTTTGTTAGAAAAGGCTCTGTGATCTCCTCTACTGTTCCCGAGCAGCACGTTCTTGATTTTTGGCCGGAACTGACAATCGACTTCTACGGTCACGGGAACAAAAATGTTGTCATTCCTGAAGAAGGTGGGCGTAAGAATACGTCGATAGAAAGTGTCTGGAATGCAAGTAGTATGAGATTATCAATTATCTCGGAAAAACGAAATTTTGTTCTCCGGTTTCACTCGGTGGAAAACAGACCTGTGGAAGTTGTGTGCTCACAGGAAGCTCGTTTAAGCATGGAATATAACAGTGAAAAAAGGATAGTTGTTTTTACGATAGTGGATTCAGAAAGTTTCGATTTACAATTCAAGGAGGTTTAA
- a CDS encoding extracellular solute-binding protein — protein sequence MNKSILVVFLVLLTSLFVWAGGDQESGSTEVPADIQWVTADRIGNPNASITLTYAVDLTYSHQTQTASRKEFLTSRMEEWAKAHPDVKLIPQILSNNPAERLAKQLEQAATGSMADAAQIDGQFVPLFYRWLQPIDSYFSAQELDDWFDWCKKEAMIDPQDGKLKGAWMLTNTVGLWYDKTAVPNPPQSWDEVIKVGKELQNNGYQYGFLTWGGKNEQISYGSVFPMFFGLGGDLVDSSGKPVYGEGDNRAKLIEVFKFWDRAVKEGVVPQRVLDINNNGDLAAAAKEKTAAMFLGGSWLLSVLKDNLGSEIESWDFTNTPQKSASIKMQIPGGYCMAFFAKDKKKLDLIVDFMKYVYVGADGMAGWCSAAGYTPVRKSVFENYAVFKEDRFQQAFGKVISTARTRPNSSTYSIISEHVQEGWQNVILGRQTPEEAVDTAFKKTLNQIR from the coding sequence ATGAACAAGAGTATTTTAGTAGTTTTTTTAGTGTTGTTAACCAGTCTTTTCGTCTGGGCTGGTGGTGATCAGGAAAGCGGATCTACCGAAGTTCCGGCAGATATTCAGTGGGTAACTGCAGACAGAATCGGGAATCCGAATGCTTCTATCACGCTCACCTACGCGGTTGATTTGACATACTCCCATCAGACACAGACTGCTTCAAGGAAAGAGTTTCTTACTTCCAGAATGGAGGAATGGGCCAAGGCTCATCCGGATGTTAAACTGATTCCCCAGATTCTTTCAAATAATCCTGCCGAACGATTGGCAAAACAGCTCGAGCAGGCAGCGACTGGCAGTATGGCTGATGCTGCTCAGATCGATGGACAATTTGTTCCCTTGTTTTACCGATGGCTTCAACCAATAGATAGTTATTTTTCTGCACAAGAACTGGACGACTGGTTCGATTGGTGTAAGAAAGAGGCCATGATAGACCCTCAGGACGGAAAGCTGAAAGGGGCCTGGATGCTTACAAATACTGTTGGTCTTTGGTATGACAAAACAGCGGTTCCAAATCCTCCCCAGAGCTGGGATGAGGTTATAAAAGTCGGTAAAGAGTTGCAGAACAACGGGTACCAATATGGTTTTCTCACCTGGGGTGGTAAGAACGAACAGATAAGTTACGGCTCTGTATTTCCTATGTTTTTCGGTTTGGGCGGAGATCTTGTAGACTCTTCCGGTAAGCCTGTTTACGGGGAAGGCGATAATAGAGCGAAACTTATTGAGGTATTCAAATTCTGGGACCGGGCAGTAAAAGAAGGCGTTGTTCCTCAGCGGGTATTGGACATCAATAACAATGGTGACTTGGCTGCGGCAGCCAAGGAAAAAACCGCAGCTATGTTTCTTGGAGGATCCTGGTTGCTGAGCGTACTAAAAGATAATCTGGGAAGCGAGATAGAATCCTGGGATTTTACAAACACGCCGCAAAAAAGCGCGAGCATAAAGATGCAGATTCCCGGCGGTTACTGCATGGCGTTTTTTGCAAAAGATAAAAAGAAGCTGGATTTGATTGTTGATTTTATGAAGTATGTATATGTTGGCGCAGACGGGATGGCTGGCTGGTGTTCCGCTGCAGGATATACTCCTGTTCGAAAAAGCGTATTTGAAAACTATGCTGTCTTTAAGGAAGATCGTTTTCAGCAGGCATTTGGTAAGGTAATATCTACTGCGCGAACAAGGCCCAATTCTTCTACATATTCTATTATCAGCGAACATGTTCAGGAAGGATGGCAAAATGTAATTCTCGGTCGACAGACGCCGGAAGAAGCAGTGGATACTGCTTTCAAGAAAACCTTGAATCAGATCAGGTAA
- a CDS encoding sugar ABC transporter permease, with protein sequence MRKKNSGILYRKPLKWLMPMFLMLGLFYFYPLYDVIRYSFTDASILKPSYTYSFISYIKVFSDPEIMNTFGVTFIFVFSNVVLQITIGILLALLINAGMRNGLPFTESGRTIVLIAWMIPGVLVGIVWRLILSTSNYGILNYILDLLHLPRLSFLSDPHLALISAIVVNIWRGSAFSMILQYAGLQKIPDQLYEASVVDGANVFQQFFRITLPLLRNIIFINLVLITIYTFNTFDMIMSLTGGGPARATEVLTLTAYKQMFKFFDMGTSSAISVILLLINLTMAIVYYRFILSDSEIENL encoded by the coding sequence ATGCGTAAAAAAAATTCTGGAATTCTTTATCGTAAGCCTCTGAAATGGCTTATGCCAATGTTCCTAATGTTAGGGTTGTTTTATTTTTATCCGTTGTACGATGTTATACGATATAGTTTTACAGATGCATCGATTCTGAAACCGTCATATACGTATTCATTTATCTCGTATATCAAAGTTTTTAGTGATCCTGAAATAATGAATACTTTCGGTGTTACTTTTATCTTTGTTTTCTCAAATGTAGTTCTGCAAATTACAATCGGAATACTTCTTGCTCTATTGATCAACGCCGGGATGAGGAATGGACTCCCGTTTACCGAATCCGGGCGGACTATCGTTCTCATAGCATGGATGATTCCCGGAGTTTTGGTCGGTATTGTCTGGCGACTTATCCTGTCTACTTCGAATTATGGAATATTAAATTATATACTGGACTTATTACATTTGCCTCGTTTATCGTTTCTGTCAGATCCTCATTTGGCGCTTATTTCTGCAATTGTAGTGAATATATGGAGAGGCAGCGCATTCAGCATGATACTCCAGTACGCAGGTCTTCAGAAAATTCCGGATCAGCTTTACGAAGCTTCTGTTGTAGACGGGGCGAATGTTTTTCAACAGTTTTTTAGAATAACTTTACCGTTGCTGCGGAATATTATTTTTATCAATCTTGTTTTGATTACAATCTATACGTTTAATACCTTTGATATGATCATGTCGCTTACGGGTGGCGGCCCTGCAAGGGCTACTGAAGTTCTAACACTGACTGCCTATAAGCAGATGTTCAAGTTCTTCGATATGGGAACGAGTTCCGCTATCTCAGTAATCCTGCTGCTTATAAATTTAACTATGGCTATTGTCTATTACCGATTTATATTATCCGACAGCGAAATCGAGAATCTTTGA
- a CDS encoding carbohydrate ABC transporter permease, whose protein sequence is MKSRLSKAHIILFYVFLVLIIVLFVGPILWMVSLSLKSKAEIFAYPPRLIPDVVNFGNYVYVLTSSRIPLYLVNSFKITIFSTLGNLLITIPAAFAFSRFRFFMRNQLLFIILMFQMVSQLIISIPLYRYFISLNMLNSHFGLILVYITVQIPFTTWVLKGFFDSIPIQLDEAALIDGYNEFQTLIKILLPLAMPGIATALVFNTINAWGNFIIPFIFLNDSQMFPISVGILNFADTQTEGEITIHFMAVASVLGLVPAVAIIVGLQRFIVGVLTAGAVKG, encoded by the coding sequence ATGAAGTCTAGACTTTCAAAAGCCCATATTATTTTATTTTATGTTTTTCTCGTTTTAATTATTGTTTTGTTTGTCGGTCCGATCCTCTGGATGGTTTCTTTATCCTTAAAAAGCAAGGCGGAAATTTTCGCGTACCCGCCCAGACTGATTCCCGACGTAGTTAACTTTGGCAATTATGTATATGTCTTAACAAGTAGTCGGATACCGTTATATTTAGTCAATTCTTTCAAGATTACAATCTTCTCGACTCTTGGAAACCTTCTGATAACAATTCCTGCTGCGTTTGCTTTTTCCCGGTTTCGTTTTTTCATGCGAAATCAGTTATTGTTTATCATTTTGATGTTTCAAATGGTTTCTCAATTGATAATCTCAATTCCTTTATATCGGTATTTCATTAGTCTGAATATGTTGAATTCTCATTTTGGCTTGATATTGGTATATATTACAGTTCAGATTCCTTTTACTACATGGGTTCTGAAAGGTTTCTTTGATTCAATCCCAATTCAACTCGACGAAGCAGCATTGATTGACGGTTATAATGAGTTTCAGACTCTGATAAAAATTCTGCTCCCGCTTGCTATGCCGGGGATCGCTACCGCCCTGGTTTTTAATACAATTAACGCCTGGGGCAACTTTATTATTCCTTTTATATTTCTTAACGATTCACAAATGTTTCCAATTTCTGTTGGAATACTGAATTTTGCAGATACCCAAACAGAAGGCGAGATAACAATACATTTCATGGCAGTAGCCAGCGTTTTGGGGCTTGTACCGGCGGTAGCCATTATTGTCGGATTACAACGTTTTATTGTCGGTGTTTTAACTGCTGGTGCAGTTAAGGGCTGA
- a CDS encoding beta-L-arabinofuranosidase domain-containing protein: MEKKMTPVIWKAVDFDGGFWKERQELNLNVTLNAEYEQLVKTGRLEALKQQWRPGQPGNPHHYWDSDVAKWIETAAYTLSYHADDKLEKKIDTIINTIEKAQFDDGYFNTYFTIVEPGKRWTNLHVMHELYCAGHLIEAAVAYFESTGKRKFLYIMIAYADYIDSVFGPEEDKIHGYPGHEEIELALVKLYRVTGEKRYLALSKYFIDERGKTPNFFEQEARQRNEDPDHSPIRESLNRNYLAEGPYALFQAHAPVCQQKTAEGHAVRAMYLYAAMADAGIETGDSSLLDACKVLWSNVTEKRMSITGGVGTFDEGERFTYDYNLPNEAVYNETCASIGLIFWAHRMLLATFDAKYADIIEQTLFNGVLSGVSLSGDRFFYSNPLAVSPGMYSNRIIRNPRLSPQRQSWFEVSCCPPNLARLVASLGGYFYSLGEKGIYIHLYGQNSSQMTFKGTKVGIRQHTEFPWDGKIRIELSLDSPLDFALSVRIPGWCSTPSASINGTSVSLAGIVKDGFAGFKRLWQSGDYIDLAFPMEPVLVEAHPRVRQNCGRAAIKRGPLVYCLEEVDNGDRLWDVSLSENTDFTSTFKKDLLGGIVTVKAKGKSRKIEDWDGTLYSSQRSDSYEREITAIPYFAWSNRNPGEMIVWLRKE, translated from the coding sequence ATGGAAAAGAAAATGACTCCTGTAATATGGAAAGCCGTAGACTTTGACGGTGGTTTCTGGAAAGAGCGGCAGGAGCTTAATCTGAATGTTACATTAAATGCCGAATACGAACAGTTAGTTAAGACTGGTAGACTTGAAGCGCTGAAGCAGCAATGGCGTCCCGGGCAGCCGGGAAACCCGCACCATTACTGGGATTCTGATGTAGCTAAATGGATTGAAACGGCTGCGTATACATTGTCATATCATGCAGATGATAAACTGGAAAAGAAGATAGATACGATTATCAATACAATTGAGAAAGCTCAATTTGATGATGGGTATTTTAATACCTATTTTACCATCGTTGAACCGGGTAAACGGTGGACTAATCTACACGTTATGCACGAATTATACTGTGCAGGACATTTGATCGAAGCAGCAGTAGCATATTTTGAGTCGACAGGGAAGAGAAAGTTTCTATATATCATGATAGCGTACGCAGATTATATTGATTCAGTATTCGGCCCTGAAGAAGATAAAATACACGGCTATCCAGGTCATGAGGAAATCGAACTTGCTCTTGTCAAGCTGTATCGTGTAACCGGAGAAAAACGATATTTAGCATTGTCAAAATATTTTATAGACGAGCGTGGTAAAACTCCAAATTTCTTTGAACAGGAAGCACGTCAGCGGAATGAGGACCCTGATCATTCGCCAATACGTGAGAGCCTGAACCGAAATTATCTTGCCGAAGGTCCTTATGCCTTGTTTCAGGCTCATGCTCCGGTTTGTCAACAGAAGACAGCAGAAGGACACGCTGTACGCGCCATGTACCTGTATGCAGCAATGGCGGATGCCGGTATTGAAACCGGTGATTCTTCACTTCTGGATGCATGTAAAGTTCTATGGAGCAATGTTACCGAAAAGAGAATGTCAATCACCGGTGGAGTCGGAACGTTTGATGAAGGTGAACGCTTTACGTATGATTACAACTTACCGAATGAAGCTGTATATAATGAAACGTGTGCATCCATCGGATTAATTTTTTGGGCTCACAGAATGCTTCTGGCAACATTCGATGCAAAGTATGCAGATATTATTGAACAGACTCTTTTCAACGGTGTCTTGAGCGGGGTTTCGTTATCCGGTGACAGGTTTTTTTATTCCAACCCCCTGGCCGTTTCTCCTGGTATGTACAGTAATAGAATAATACGTAATCCTCGTTTGTCTCCTCAACGCCAGTCCTGGTTTGAAGTATCATGCTGTCCGCCAAATCTTGCCCGGCTTGTTGCGTCATTGGGGGGGTATTTTTACTCGCTTGGTGAAAAAGGTATTTACATACATCTTTATGGACAAAACAGTTCTCAAATGACTTTTAAGGGAACGAAAGTTGGAATCCGGCAGCATACAGAATTTCCCTGGGATGGAAAAATCAGAATTGAACTCTCTCTGGACTCTCCTCTGGATTTTGCTCTTTCTGTCAGGATTCCCGGATGGTGTTCAACGCCGTCGGCTTCAATTAATGGGACGTCTGTAAGTCTTGCCGGGATAGTAAAAGATGGTTTTGCAGGGTTCAAACGACTTTGGCAATCCGGTGATTATATTGATTTAGCTTTTCCTATGGAACCGGTCCTGGTAGAAGCGCATCCAAGGGTACGGCAAAACTGTGGAAGAGCAGCAATAAAACGGGGGCCTCTTGTCTATTGTCTGGAAGAAGTTGATAACGGCGACAGGCTTTGGGATGTTTCGCTTTCTGAGAATACTGATTTTACCAGTACTTTCAAAAAAGACTTGCTCGGCGGAATTGTAACCGTGAAAGCGAAGGGAAAAAGCAGGAAGATTGAAGATTGGGATGGAACCTTGTATTCTTCTCAACGTTCAGATTCCTACGAGCGGGAAATCACTGCTATACCGTATTTTGCGTGGAGCAATCGGAATCCGGGAGAAATGATAGTGTGGTTGCGAAAAGAATGA
- a CDS encoding GntR family transcriptional regulator, protein MAKNSNTSKNRKPLYIQIYDYIQQEIAEERLKVHDRVYESKELQDLFNVSKITTEKAFKALMDNGLIYRIPGKGTFVSDLSSKRIPAFESKKCVVFVCPNFKSHHIINIIGGIESVLTSEGHRLQLVSTYGSFSQQESILNSLLNDQIDGMIVYPVEGKYYDEVILRMKISRFPFVLVDKHLEKIDTSFVISDNFTGSFQGTKELLNHGHRNIAFFSSYTAASSSSISDRINGFIKAMDEAGVPNPKNLVFDGFDEEVGSHLTYDLPHREKFIQKIRFFLEQHSEITALLAISPGNMSHVVRALRVIDPEIAKKLEIAIFDLDEFLDYSRTPLFCINQKSWEMGEEAARIILQQIKDPMTVQKKILDMEIKTI, encoded by the coding sequence ATGGCAAAGAATTCGAATACTTCCAAAAACCGAAAGCCGCTTTATATTCAGATATATGACTATATACAGCAAGAAATTGCTGAAGAGAGGCTGAAGGTACATGATAGAGTATATGAAAGCAAAGAGCTTCAGGACCTATTTAATGTAAGCAAAATAACAACAGAGAAGGCTTTCAAAGCCCTTATGGATAACGGCCTTATTTATCGTATCCCGGGCAAGGGTACGTTTGTTTCTGATCTGTCATCAAAGAGAATTCCCGCTTTTGAGAGTAAGAAGTGTGTAGTTTTTGTGTGTCCTAATTTTAAGAGTCATCACATTATAAATATCATCGGCGGAATCGAATCAGTACTGACGAGCGAAGGGCATAGATTGCAACTTGTAAGTACTTACGGGTCCTTCAGCCAACAGGAGAGTATTCTGAATTCTTTATTGAATGATCAGATAGATGGCATGATTGTTTATCCGGTTGAAGGAAAATACTATGATGAAGTTATTCTCCGAATGAAGATATCTCGTTTCCCCTTTGTCCTTGTTGACAAACACTTGGAAAAGATTGATACTAGTTTTGTCATTTCCGATAATTTCACTGGATCGTTTCAGGGGACTAAGGAACTGCTGAACCATGGTCACCGCAATATAGCTTTTTTTTCGTCGTATACTGCAGCCAGCAGTAGCAGTATTTCGGACAGGATTAATGGGTTCATCAAGGCTATGGATGAGGCAGGAGTACCAAATCCCAAAAACCTTGTATTTGACGGATTTGACGAAGAAGTCGGGTCTCATCTTACATATGATCTTCCGCACCGCGAAAAGTTCATCCAGAAAATCCGGTTTTTTTTAGAACAGCACAGTGAGATAACAGCGCTTTTAGCTATTTCCCCTGGTAATATGTCGCATGTTGTCAGGGCTCTGAGGGTCATTGATCCAGAGATTGCGAAAAAACTCGAGATTGCGATTTTTGATCTTGATGAATTTCTTGACTACAGCAGAACGCCGCTTTTTTGCATAAATCAGAAGAGTTGGGAGATGGGAGAAGAAGCTGCAAGAATAATCCTTCAACAGATTAAGGATCCGATGACCGTACAGAAGAAAATTCTTGATATGGAAATAAAAACAATTTGA